The proteins below come from a single Eucalyptus grandis isolate ANBG69807.140 chromosome 3, ASM1654582v1, whole genome shotgun sequence genomic window:
- the LOC120291239 gene encoding toll/interleukin-1 receptor-like protein, translated as MAISAAGSSSDDAAPASRGEYNVFLNFRGEDTRHGFTDFLYNDLNAAGVHVFRDEEKLPIGEVISEELKQAIKNTRIYIPIFSETYASSKWCLRELKLMIDNVFESEDKKSILPIFFHVESDDVKLKKPLYEADLKKHEENFRDEVEGWKGALIKVTERKGWVVTKDQR; from the coding sequence ATGGCAATCTCAGCAGCCGGATCGAGTAGTGATGATGCTGCACCAGCATCACGAGGCGAGTACAATGTGTTCCTGAATTTCAGAGGAGAGGACACTCGTCATGGATTTACAGATTTCCTCTACAATGACTTGAATGCTGCGGGAGTCCACGTGTTCAGGGACGAAGAAAAACTCCCGATTGGTGAAGTGATTAGTGAGGAACTTAAACAAGCTATCAAGAACACCAGAATCTACATACCAATCTTCTCtgagacttatgcttccagtaaaTGGTGCCTTCGTGAGTTGAAGCTCATGATAGACAATGTCTTTGAATCAGAGGATAAAAAAAGTATCCTTCCCATTTTTTTCCACGTGGAATCTGACGATGTCAAACTCAAGAAACCATTATATGAAGCTGATCTCAAGAAACACGAGGAGAACTTTCGTGATGAAGTCGAGGGATGGAAAGGAGCTCTTATAAAGGTAACTGAACGCAAGGGATGGGTCGTGACAAAGGACCAAAGGTAA
- the LOC120286415 gene encoding TMV resistance protein N-like — MANLGAGSHGDAARETGGEYQVFLNFRGSDTRHGFTDFPYRDLIYAGVRVFRDEDELHEGEGIGDNLLHAINHSILYISIFSKNYASSKWCLRELALMTDIVSKSQGQKSIYPIFFDVEPKDVKLKTSLYSDALIEHKKKFLVEVNDWRKALEKIDEIKGWNVKKDQSQAKIVESVVEKVLEKLETRQKLVPEHLVGLDDRVKHLTELLDVNYRDVRLIAIYGKGGIGSRIIITTRNIAILQVEGFKGKILPFEMLKMDDGLALQLFCRHAFGRDIPPYDYQEISSEIVSSTGGLPLAIEVTGSLLRRRDEAFWKETFVRLRNVPEEGILKKLRISYDDLDVYQQQIFLDIACFFFNKSKIDAIYMWTDCQFYPERGIEVLTNKCLIKIFDNDKFWMHDQLIDMGRQIVRQENPSDLGKRSRLWTTNEVLEIIKIEERKDKVQALQKNGRDHSIEITNEDFERFPNLRLLELQHGTFC, encoded by the exons ATGGCAAACTTAGGGGCCGGATCGCATGGTGATGCTGCCCGAGAAACAGGAGGTGAGTACCAAGTGTTCTTGAATTTCAGAGGGTCCGACACTCGTCATGGATTCACTGATTTCCCTTACCGCGACTTGATATATGCCGGAGTCCGTGTATTTAGAGACGAAGATGAACTCCATGAAGGTGAAGGGATTGGTGACAACCTTCTTCACGCCATCAACCACTCCATACTTTACATATCCATCTTCTCTAAGAATTATGCTTCTAGTAAGTGGTGCCTTCGTGAGCTTGCGCTCATGACAGACATTGTGTCTAAGTCACAGGGTCAAAAAAGTATCTATCCCATTTTTTTCGACGTGGAACCTAAAGATGTTAAACTTAAGACTTCACTATATAGTGATGCTTTAATAGAGCACAAGAAGAAGTTTCTCGTCGAAGTCAATGACTGGAGAAAGGCTCTTGAAAAGATTGATGAAATCAAGGgatggaatgtgaagaaagaCCAAAG CCAAGCAAAGATTGTCGAATCAGTTGTTGAAAAGGTATTGGAGAAGCTGGAGACAAGACAAAAATTAGTGCCTGAACATTTAGTTGGACTTGATGACCGGGTAAAACACTTGACAGAATTATTAGATGTCAATTATCGTGATGTGCGGCTCATTGCAATTTATGGAAAGGGTGGCATTG GATCTAGGATAATTATTACAACAAGAAATATAGCCATTTTGCAAGTTGAGGGATTTAAAGGTAAAATTCTACCGTTCGAGATGCTAAAGATGGATGATGGTCTTGCACTTCAACTTTTTTGTCGGCATGCCTTTGGTAGAGACATTCCTCCATATGATTATCAAGAAATTTCAAGTGAAATTGTCTCAAGTACTGGAGGGCTTCCATTGGCTATTGAAGTGACAGGTTCATTACTTAGAAGGAGAGATGAAGCATTTTGGAAAGAGACGTTTGTCCGGTTAAGGAATGTACCTGAGGAAGGGATTTTAAAAAAGTTGAGGATTAGCTATGATGACTTAGACGTATATCAACaacaaatatttcttgatatagcatgcttctttttcaataaaagtAAGATTGATGCAATTTACATGTGGACCGATTGTCAATTTTATCCTGAAAGAGGAATTGAGGTCCTCACCAACAAATGCTTGATAAAGATATTCGacaatgataaattttggatgCACGATCAACTCATAGACATGGGAAGGCAAATCGTCCGTCAAGAAAATCCAAGTGATCTTGGCAAGCGGAGTAGGCTATGGACTACAAATGAGGTccttgaaataataaaaatcgaaGAG AGGAAGGACAAGGTTCAAGCGCTTCAAAAAAATGGACGGGACCACTCCATAGAGATAACAAATGAAGACTTTGAAAGGTTTCCAAACCTAAGACTCCTCGAGTTACAGCATGGAACTTTTTGCTAG